TTATATAGGACATTAGCTATAAGTTAACTATCAATTAATAAAAAGAGATTGCGGGAGGTATTATTAATGAAGCAGTTAAAAAGATTGTTTTCAATTTTTTTAGTATTAGCCCTTACTGTATCAATGTTTGTAGGGTGCGGTAAAAAATCAACTGGTGACTGGAAGATAGGTATCATTACTGGTACAGTTGCTCAAAATGAAGAAGAATATAGGGCTGCACAGAGGACAAAAGAAGTATTCATGGAGAGATATGGCGAAGATAAAGTCATCCTTCAGACTTATCCAGAAAAATTCATGGATGAACAAGAAACTGTTATAGCCAATATAGCTGGTATTGCAGCTGATCCAAAAGTAAAGGCTCTTGTTATATGTCAAGCGGTTCCTGGTACATCAGCAGCAATAGACAAGGTTCTCGAAACAAGAGATGATCTGTTGATAATTGCTGCTACATCAGGAGAAGATCCTAACATGATAGCTGACAGAGCGGATCTATGTTTCCAAATGGATGAAGTTGGAATGGGTACAGCTATAGTTGAGCAGATAAAAAAACAGGGAGCCGAGACATTGGTTCATTATTCATTCCCAAGACATATGTCATATGCTCTACTTGCAGCAAGGAGAGACCTACTAAAGGAAAACTGTAAAAAAGAAGGTATAAAATTTGTTGACGCCACTGCTCCAGACCCAACTGGTGATGCAGGTATATCTGGTGCACAGCAATTCATCCTAGAAGATGTACCTAAAAAGATTAAGCAGTATGGAGAAGATACAGCTTTCTTCTCAACCAACTGTTCCATGCAGCCACCATTGATAAAATCTATATTACAACAACATGGAATATATCCTCAACCTTGTTGTCCTTCTCCATATCATGGATTTCCTTCTGCTCTACAAATTGAAATCCCAGAGGACAAAAAAGGCGATGCTAACTATGTTGTTGAACAAATAAGAAGAATCAATGCTGAAAACAATATGACAGGCAGAATGTCTACTTGGCCTGTTCCTGTTAATATGATGTTTATTGAAGCTGGTGCAGAGTATGCGTCACAATGGATTGAAGGAAAATGGGGGGATAAGATAGATAACGAAAAATTAAAAGAATGTTTTGTTGATTATACAAGTAATTATGGTGATGACATTGATATCAATGTTACTCTACTAGAAGAAAACGGTAAGAAATTCGATAATTATTTCTTAGTTCTTATAGACTATATAGACTTATAAAAACTATTACTTATATAGGTAGGAGCTGACTCATAATACATCTATCAAGAGTTTACCCATTAAAAGTATTATGAGACAGCTCTTTTTATTATCTAATTAAAAATATAGGAGGAGAACAATGGAATGTGATTATTTACTTGAAATGAAAAATATTAGTAAGAATTATTCAGGTAATCAGGTTCTAAAAGATGTAGAACTAAAAGTAAAACCTGGAGAAATACATTGCTTAGTTGGAGAAAACGGTGCAGGTAAATCTACTTTGATGAATATACTTTTTGGAATGGGCGTAATTCATAATACAGGTGGATTTGAAGGAGAAGTATACTTTGAAGGAGAAAAAGTTGATGTGAAATCTCCAAAAGAAGCAATGCAGTTAGGTATTGGTATGGTACACCAAGAATTCATGTTGATTCCAGAATTCACTATAACAGAAAATATAAAATTAAATAGAGAAATCTTGAAAGATAACTTAGTAAGCCGTGCTCTAGGGGAAAAGCTAAAAACAGTAGATTTCAAAAGAATGAATAAAGATGCTAGAAAAGCTCTTGATACACTGGAAATAAATATTGATGAATGGATAAAAGTAGCTGGTTTACCTGTTGGACATATGCAATTCATTGAAATTGCAAGAGAGATTGATAAACAAAATGTAAAACTTCTTGTCTTTGATGAACCAACAGCTGTTTTAGCAGAAAGTGAAGCAAAAAATCTCTTAACAGCCATGAAGAAGATAGCCAATTCTGGAATTGCTATTCTTTTTATTACACATAGGCTTGATGAGGTCATATCCATAGCAGATAATGTTACTATTCTACGAGACGGAGTAAGAGTGTGTAATAAAAGAGCAGAAGAAACAGATGTTGGGGAATTGGCTGAACTTATGGTTGGAAGAAAAATAGATATACAAAATAAACAGGCTAGCAAAAATATCTCACAGGAAATTATACTGGATATTAAGAATTTATATGTAGATATGCCAGGAGAAAGAGTTAAAGGTATTGATTTACAGATACGTAAAGGTGAAATATTTGGAATAGGTGGACTTGCAGGTCAAGGAAAGATAGGGTTAGCCAACGGTATAATGGGTCTATATCCATCAAAAGGTGAAGTGCTCTATAACGGAGAAGAATTGAACCTTAATGATACAAAAAATACATTAAAAAAAGGATTTGCTTTTGTATCTGAAAACAGAAAGAATGTTGGTTTGATTCTTGATGAATCCATTGAACTTAATATGATCTTTACTGCACTCAATATAAAAGAGCAGTTTTTGATTAATCTTGGATTATTTAAGCTAAAGAACTTCACTAAGATTAAAAAGTATTCAATGAAAAGGATAAAAGAACTGGATATTAGATGTACAAGTAGTAGACAACATGTGGGAAGATTAAGCGGTGGGAATCAGCAGAAAGTATGTATTGCCAGAGCACTTACTCAAGAGCCGGATGTATTGTTTGTTTCAGAACCCACAAGAGGTATAGATATAGGTGCTAAGAAATTAGTTTTAGACCTTTTATTAAAACTTAATGAAGAATTGGGTATGACCATCATCATGACTTCCTCTGAGTTAGCAGAAGTAAGAAGTATAGCAGATAGAATAGCCATTATAAGCGAGGGGAAATTAGCTGGAATATTGAAACCTTCCGATACTAATAAAAAATTTGGATTACTTATGTCAGGTATTCCATTAAACAAAATAATGGAAGAGGAGGCGTAACAATGAAGACGGTGATTAATAAAATTGGTATCCCCAGATTAATTATCTCTATTCTATTTATCATTGTATTAGTAGCTGCTAAGTTTCAAGGACTGCCTATGAGTATGCTGTTAACTGATATAATAAAAAGATTTGGTATGTATGGAATATTGGTATTAGCCATGGTTCCTTCAATTCAATCTGGTGTAGGACCTAATTTCGCCCTGCCTATTGGAATTTTATGTGGATTGATGGGAGCAGTTTTAAGCGTTGAATTCGGTTTTGTGGGGGTCGTTGCTTTGATTGCTGCAATATTATTCGCTATACCAATAGCACTACTGATTGGATATTTATATGGAAAGCTTCTTAATGTGGTAAAAGGTTCTGAAATGACTATAGCTACATATACAGGGTTTTCCATGGTTCAATTAATGTGTATAGCATGGATAGCCTTACCCTTCAGTAACAAGAAAATGGTTTGGCCTATAGGTAAAGGACTTAGAAACACATTTACATTAGATACCACTTTTGGTCATATATTGAATAATTTTTGGGATTTTCATATTGGTGGTGTACATATTCCTACAGGATTAATATTATTCTTCCTATTAATGTGCTTCTTGGTATTTCTGTTTACTAAGAGTAAAACAGGTATTGTTATTCTTGCAGCAGGTATGAATCCTAATTTTGCCGAGGCATCTGGCGTCAATATAAATAGAGGAAGGATCATAGCAAATATGCTGTCAACTGTTCTTGGAGCAATTGGTATAATCATATATTCCTCAAGCTACGGATTTGTACAACTATATGGCGCACCTCTTATGATGGCTTTTCCAGCTGTAGCAGCAATACTAATAGGTGGCGCAACTGCTAAAAGAGCAAAAATATCACATGTCATTATAGGGGTTCTACTATTCCAAGGGCTATTAGCTAGTTCTATGCCTGTAGCTAACGAAATGTTTCCTGAAGGAAATGTCTCTGAGATGATAAGAATGGTAGTTCAGAATGGGATAATTCTATATGCTTTAACTAAGGTGAAAGGGGGTAAATATGTTGGCTAGATTCTTTAATAAGGCGTCAATCAAGCAGTTGGTTCTAAGTAATATTGTATCTATTATTTTTATTGCGCTTTCACTTATTGGCATGATGTTATCAGAACTTAATTCAGTATATATCTTCAATGAATTGATAAATAGGATATCAAGAAACTCATTTCTGGTATTATCCTTGTTAATACCAATCTTAGCAGGTCTTGGACTTAACTTTGGATTAGTAATAGGAGCCATGGCAGGACAATTATCAATTATAGCAGTCACTTATTGGCAGGTAGAAGGGATTATAGGTTTTTTACTATGTATAGTTTTGGCATTACCAATCTCCATATTGTTGGGATATTTGACTGGAAGATTATTCAATGCTACAAAAGGACAAGAAATGATTGCAGGACTTATAGTCAGTTTCTTTGCTAATGGCTTATATCAATTCTTACTCCTTGTCATGGTGGGTACTGCTATTCCTATGAGTAATAATGTTATGATAAAACCTGATGGAATAGGGTTAAGGAATACCATAGCTCTCAATGGTGTTAATGGAAATGGAGGTATAAAATATGCTTTAGATGGAATCTTTCGGCTAAATTTATTCTATTTCATCATTATTCTAGCAGTATTATTAATTATTTATTCATTATATAATCTAGAGAGAATTAAAAAAGATAGAATAGTCAAGAAGTCAAAAGAAACTTATACAGTATATGTAGTGGCAAGTATAGTATTGATTGTTATCAGTGTACTAATATTATTAGGTGATAATATGTACAAGAATCTCAAGATTCCACTTATTACATGGATTGTTATAGCTGTTTTATGCTTGTTCAACAAGCTCATAATGAGAACTAAGATTGGTCAGAACTTCAGAACAGTAGGTCACAGTCAGCATATTGCCAAGGTAGCCGGTATAAATGTTAATAGAACCAGAATACAAGCTGTAATAATCTCAACAGTCCTTGCTTCATGGGGACAAATAATATTTTTACAGAATATAGGTACAATGAATACATACGGCAGTCATATGCAGGTGGCTATGTTCTCAATAGCAGCGATATTGATAGGTGGTGCTTCAGTAACCAATGCTAAGATTAGTCATGCAATCACTGGAGTTGTGTTGTTCCACATGATATTCATTGTTTCTCCAACAGCAGGTAAAGCACTATTTGGAGATGCTCAGATTGGCGAGTTCTTCAGAGCATTTGTAGTATATGGGGTAATAGGTGTATCACTTGGATTACATGCTTGGAAGAAGTATAAACTAGGTAAGATGTAAAAAACATTATAATAAATAGATTATACAATAATGAAGGGGCGTCTCATAATACATTCAATATAAATAATGTATCATGAAACAGCCCCTAACTTAGAATTTGTTCGATGTATATATGTTAATACTCCCTGCATCAAATTTTTTTCGGAAATATGTTTTAATGAAATTAACATAAAAGGTTCTTGTTAATGGTAACAGTAAACTGAATCCAAGCAAATCTGTTATGATCCCTGGAGTCACTAATAAAATACCGCCTATCAAAACACATAATCCGTGTAGTAGTTCATTACCAGGCATACGGCCACTATTACTTTCATATTGTATATTCTGAATTACAGCCCTTCCTTGGTGTTTAGCAAAATAAGCACCTATTATACCTGTAATGACTATTATAAGTAATGTAATGCCAGCAGATGTTATGTTAGCCAGCTTCAATAATATATATAACTCAACAAATGGTACTATTGTAAAGATTAAAAGTAATTTTCCAAATGTAAATTTCATTTTCAATCCCTCATTTCTTTCTTATTAGTATAAACCAAAATAATGAACAGTATATGAATAAATCTTGAATCCTTTATTAATTTAAGGTAATATTATCAATTTCCTATATTGTGAAGGTGTCTTGTTAAAATTCCTTTTGAATATTTTAGAAAAGTAAAATTGGTTACAGAAACCTAGTTTGTTGGCAATATCATTGATGGTTAATTCTGTTTCCCTAAGGAGACTACATGCTTCATCTAATCTTTTTTTCATAATATATTGCTGAGGAGTTATATTAAAATTTTTCTTGAACAATCTTAGAAAATATATAGGGTTGAGATAAACTTTTCCTGCAATCTCTTCTAGAGTTAATGTCCTATCATAATTATTGTTAATAAAATCTATGGAAGGTTTCAGTTTTTCATATTCAACGTAGGATATGTTATCAACCAGTTCCTTCTGGTTTTCCATCATATCTGATATCAAAAGGAGAATAAAAGAATTAATATATATAGGCAAACTTAGAGGTGCTGTATCCAACACGTTGTTTCTAGCGCTTCTGGGATTATCAAATAACTCAGGAATACTTTTGTAGTTAATAGTATCTACTATTTTGCTGCTTTTCTCCCAACAATAAACAGGAGGAAGGTAATCCAATATCTTATTCAAAAATAGTGAGCTAGGCAGAAAATGTATCCAATATACGTCCATATATTCAGGACAAATCTGTTCTTGAAGTTTATATCCATTAATAAAGTATACATTACCTTCAATAATATTATAGATATCATCATCTAACATGAGATTGACTTTTCCATGAACAGGAAAATATATCTTGTAACAATTATCTTTGGTAACCTTGGAATTCCATTTGGGGGAACAATTATTAAATCCTCCACTTATAATTTTAATTTTAAGATTATCCACATAAACAACTCCTTAAGTTAATAATATGTATATATTGGTTTAGATTATTAATTCACAATCAGTAAAGTATATTATATTATTAGTATAAATAGTGAATTGCTAAAAGTCAATATTATATATATTAAGGAGGAGATTCATATGTTGCATGATCCAAGTCATCATACTATGCCACCTGTAGCACAAGAGATTATACTCAAGGAGAAAGATAAAGAGGTATTAAGAAAACTTGGGGCAAGGATTGCAGAGATTTCATCTTTGCCAATACATAAAGAAAAAGCTGTATTATGGACGAAACTCAATGATCTTGATTCTGCTAGACCAATGGTATGGATTAACGAGATACCTTGGCATGAAATGAATGTGAACGATGAATTGACATTACAATGTGAACATGAGTGGGCAAGGAATCTTGAGGATACTTTAAGAAAGACTATTTATCAATGGAATCATATGCCGGGAGATATGATTGTTAATCCTTATATTGAATGTCCATTGGTTATTCATAGTACTGATTTTGGTATTAAAGAAGAAGTGGATGTCATAAAAACTGATGAAGCCAATGGAATATATTCAAGGCATTTCAAAATCCAGATAAAAGAACCTGAAGATATAGAAAAAATCAAGTTGCCAAAAATAACTCATAATAAAGAAGCTACAGAATATGCGTATAAAGCTATGTGTGATATATTTGAAGGCATAATTCCTGTGAAGAAAGCAGGACAGACACATATATGGTTCACCCCATGGGATTATCTAATCAGATGGTGGGGTGTCCAGGAAGCAATGATGGATTTGGTAATGAGACCAAATATGGTTCATGATGCAGTAGAAAAGATGGTTGATGCTTGGATGGTTGAATTAGACCAATTTGTAGAACAGAATCTATTATCACTTGATTGTAATAACACAAGAATCGGTTCAGGTGGTTATGGCTATATAAGTTCTCTTCCAGGCAAAGATTATGACCCTGATTATGTAAAACCACATAATATGTGGGGATGTTCTAACGCACAGATATTCAGTGAAGTATCTCCCGAGATGCATTGGGAATTTGCCATAGAACATGATATGAGATGGTTAAGCAGATGGGGTCATACTTATTACGGATGCTGTGAGCCTCTAGATAGAAAGATGGATCTCCTAAGAAAAATACCAAATCTCAGGAAGCTATCTGTGAGTCCATGGTGTAATATTGATAGAATAATCGAAGAGGTGCAAACCGATTATGTTATGAGTAGAAAAGTAAATCCTGCAATATTTATTGAAAATAATTGGTCCTTGAAACAAGCCGAAAAAGAAATAAGAGAATTCATGGACAGGACAGAAAGAAAATGCCATGTAGAACTTATTATGAAGGATATATCCACTGTCAATTATCACCCAGAAAGACTTTGGGAATGGGAAAAGATAGCTATGAGAATAGCTGAGGAATATAGTAATTAATAGATTGACGCTGTTTGGCTATGAAACCATACAGCGTCAATCTACTTGCGGTTAATCTTCTATTAGAGGTAAATCAATGTAAACTGTTGTACCAACAGAAATAGTACTTTCATATCTAAGACCATATTGATTTCCAAAGTATAGTTTTATTCTTTCATTGACATTATGTACGCCAATACCAGAACTAAGGCGTCCATCGGTTTTATAAGAAGGAGATAATATTCTGGTACAGGTCTCAGAGTCCATTCCTATACCGTCATCAGTTATTGTAATTAACAATTTTTTATCATTGATACAGCAATTGATACTGATGTTACCTTTACCTCTTTTATTTTTTATTCCATGATAGATAGAATTCTCAACTATGGGTTGAAGGATAAGTTTTATGGTTTTATAACGTAATACTTCTGGTTTTACTGATACTGAATAGTCAAATTTGTCAGTATACCTCATGCTTTGAATAAATAGGTAATTCCTTACATGTTCAATTTCAGAAGATAGAGGTATGATATCATTGCCTTTACTAAGGCTTATTCTAAAAAGTTTAGATAAGGATTCAGTCATAGGAACAATATTATCGTTTTTGCTTTCTGCCATCCATATTATTGAATCAAGTGTATTATAAAGAAAATGAGGATTTATCTGAGCTTGAAGGGTTTTCAATTCAAGCTTGCGTTTTTGTTCTTGGTCTGATATTACTTGCTGCATCAACTTTTCAATCTGAGATAACATACCATTGAAACTAGAGGACAATATACCTATTTCATCTTTTGATTTTATATTTGACCTGATAGTAAGATTTCCTTCTGTAGCCTCAGCCATACATTTTCGCAAGTTGAGTATTGGTTTTGTTATTGCAGTTGATAGGATATAGGTTATTACAAGTGCTAATATCAGAGATAATAGTCCCATTGAAAGAATAATGTTCTTAATATGCTCAGCATCCTCGGTAATAGATTTGTATGGAGTTGCAGCTACTATATACCAATTAGCATTACTCATATATTTTGATACGATTTGATATTTTTCATCATATATTGTATCAGTGAAGATATTAATCTTATTATTAGTTAGTTTAGGTAATATGTTGGTTACATCCTTCTCCAATGAAGTTAATTTTTTGCTGTTAGTAATGTTATTATCAGGTTGATAGATTATTTCTCCATTATCGTTGACGATGAATATGAATCCGTTCTTATATAATATTTCTGATTCACAGAACTTCTTTAATTCTGATAGATTGACACTTATATGTATAACTCCTGTCTTTTTTAGTCCGTCATATCTTTGGATGGTTCTATTAACCGAGAATACATTGATTTCTGGAGTATGTAAGTACTCTTGTTTGTGAGGACCTGATATCTTAGGGGTTACGCCTGATTCTAATATGTTTTTGTACCATAACTGATTTTTATAATCATAATTGGTGTTAAGGTCAAGATGGGTGCTTTTGAAAACTGATAGTTTATCATTATCAAAAATCAGTATGGAGTCAATATCACTTCTAGAAGTTATAATATTCGATAGGAATTCCAGTGTACGCTGAAAACTATCAGATGAATCAATACTATAATAAGAATCATGTTTGTTAAGGTATTTTTGGACATATTGATTATAAGCAATTATATTAGAAATATACTTGAGCTGATAGATGTACTCATCCAGATTGACAACAAGTGATGAAGTAACTTTCTTGGAATAATCAATATTATTATTAAGTAGCTTATGATTATATTTGCTAAGTGCAAAGATAAGTGTTGAACTTATTAATGAAATAATAACCAAAGAAAATGATAATAGTATTTTTGTACGTATACTGATATATCTAATTTTCTCAAGATATTTTTTAGTTATTACCATCACTATTCCTCCAAGGATTTTCTATAGTCGGTAGGTGATTTGCCAGTGTATTTTCTAAAGGAAACACTAAAATAATGAGGGTTGGAAAATCCAACTAGATGAGCTATCTCATAAGTCTTGAAATTAGTTGATTTTATTAAATGTATAGCTTTATCCATTCTCTTATTAATCAGGTAAGTCTTAAAATTGATTCCAGTTTCTTTCTTGAACAGAGAACTTAAGTAAACGGAACTTACAGAGGCATAATCAGCAGCTGAGTTAAGGGAAAGTTCTTCTTGTTCATAATTGTTGTCGATATAGTCTTTTACTTTTGCTATGATATTATAATTACTATTGTTTCTGGTCAATGCCAATTTTTCAGATGCTTGTATACAAAAAGATTGAACGTTTGCAACAATGGCATCTATTGTATCCATTTTTTCAATAGTATCATATAGAGATATACCTTCTTCCCATGTAGAGGAAGAAACATCACTGGTTTTAACTACTACTTTCAAAATGCTTGTAATTATTTCTATAAATATGAGCTTGATATTAACCCATGTCAGGGTTTCTTGATTTTTTAATAAAGTAGATATGTTGGATAATGTCTGTTTGATGCTATTTACTTCACCAGCTTTTATTGCTTCCAATAAATATCCGCTGGTATCAAAAGGATAATAGAATTCTGGTTGAATATAATCAAGGTCGTTTATATCATAGGTATTATTCTTTCCTAATGTATACTTACATTCAAGTGCAGATAAAGCTTCTGTATAAGATGAATAGAGTCTATATATACTATCTACAGTTATTCCTATTGAAGAGGTTAAAGGTATGTTAAGATGATAATTAACGTTGTTTTGTATCACTTGAAGTGTAACCGATATGATGCTACGATTTTCCATAGAGGTTAGATATTCACTGCTGTTGAAAACAATTATTATTCTATTATTATTATCAGAAAACACATAATAGCTTTTTCCTATTGTATCGTAGATTATATTTTTTACTGCAAAATAGTATATCTCAGAATCTTTGGGAAGGATACTATTCAGATCTGGTTCTACTACACATATTGTATATGGTGCAAGGTTGAATTCTATTCCAAGAGAATATAGGCGGTCGATTATCCTATCATTATTGCCAGGAGTACATATAAGCATATTCAATAATCTTTCACGCAATAAAGGAAGACTTTGATGCAATTGAGTTTTCATCTTCGTCAGGTAATTACGGTGGTCATTTTCTAGATTTATTTCTTTGCATAGGTGAGCAATTTTATTATATAGAGTTTTTGCACCTATTGGTTTCAAGATATAGTCTTTTACTCCAAGAGCAATAGCATCTTGAGCTAATTCAAATTCATCATAGCCGCTTAGAATAACTATATAGGATGTAGGAAGATATTTTCTGACCTGCTTGGTTAATTCAAGACCATCCATAAAAGGCATTTTGATATCTGTAAGTATAAGATTAGGTTTTTTG
The window above is part of the Vallitalea guaymasensis genome. Proteins encoded here:
- a CDS encoding sugar ABC transporter ATP-binding protein, producing MECDYLLEMKNISKNYSGNQVLKDVELKVKPGEIHCLVGENGAGKSTLMNILFGMGVIHNTGGFEGEVYFEGEKVDVKSPKEAMQLGIGMVHQEFMLIPEFTITENIKLNREILKDNLVSRALGEKLKTVDFKRMNKDARKALDTLEINIDEWIKVAGLPVGHMQFIEIAREIDKQNVKLLVFDEPTAVLAESEAKNLLTAMKKIANSGIAILFITHRLDEVISIADNVTILRDGVRVCNKRAEETDVGELAELMVGRKIDIQNKQASKNISQEIILDIKNLYVDMPGERVKGIDLQIRKGEIFGIGGLAGQGKIGLANGIMGLYPSKGEVLYNGEELNLNDTKNTLKKGFAFVSENRKNVGLILDESIELNMIFTALNIKEQFLINLGLFKLKNFTKIKKYSMKRIKELDIRCTSSRQHVGRLSGGNQQKVCIARALTQEPDVLFVSEPTRGIDIGAKKLVLDLLLKLNEELGMTIIMTSSELAEVRSIADRIAIISEGKLAGILKPSDTNKKFGLLMSGIPLNKIMEEEA
- a CDS encoding AraC family transcriptional regulator, translating into MDNLKIKIISGGFNNCSPKWNSKVTKDNCYKIYFPVHGKVNLMLDDDIYNIIEGNVYFINGYKLQEQICPEYMDVYWIHFLPSSLFLNKILDYLPPVYCWEKSSKIVDTINYKSIPELFDNPRSARNNVLDTAPLSLPIYINSFILLLISDMMENQKELVDNISYVEYEKLKPSIDFINNNYDRTLTLEEIAGKVYLNPIYFLRLFKKNFNITPQQYIMKKRLDEACSLLRETELTINDIANKLGFCNQFYFSKIFKRNFNKTPSQYRKLIILP
- a CDS encoding cache domain-containing sensor histidine kinase, with the protein product MVITKKYLEKIRYISIRTKILLSFSLVIISLISSTLIFALSKYNHKLLNNNIDYSKKVTSSLVVNLDEYIYQLKYISNIIAYNQYVQKYLNKHDSYYSIDSSDSFQRTLEFLSNIITSRSDIDSILIFDNDKLSVFKSTHLDLNTNYDYKNQLWYKNILESGVTPKISGPHKQEYLHTPEINVFSVNRTIQRYDGLKKTGVIHISVNLSELKKFCESEILYKNGFIFIVNDNGEIIYQPDNNITNSKKLTSLEKDVTNILPKLTNNKINIFTDTIYDEKYQIVSKYMSNANWYIVAATPYKSITEDAEHIKNIILSMGLLSLILALVITYILSTAITKPILNLRKCMAEATEGNLTIRSNIKSKDEIGILSSSFNGMLSQIEKLMQQVISDQEQKRKLELKTLQAQINPHFLYNTLDSIIWMAESKNDNIVPMTESLSKLFRISLSKGNDIIPLSSEIEHVRNYLFIQSMRYTDKFDYSVSVKPEVLRYKTIKLILQPIVENSIYHGIKNKRGKGNISINCCINDKKLLITITDDGIGMDSETCTRILSPSYKTDGRLSSGIGVHNVNERIKLYFGNQYGLRYESTISVGTTVYIDLPLIED
- a CDS encoding DUF3798 domain-containing protein is translated as MKQLKRLFSIFLVLALTVSMFVGCGKKSTGDWKIGIITGTVAQNEEEYRAAQRTKEVFMERYGEDKVILQTYPEKFMDEQETVIANIAGIAADPKVKALVICQAVPGTSAAIDKVLETRDDLLIIAATSGEDPNMIADRADLCFQMDEVGMGTAIVEQIKKQGAETLVHYSFPRHMSYALLAARRDLLKENCKKEGIKFVDATAPDPTGDAGISGAQQFILEDVPKKIKQYGEDTAFFSTNCSMQPPLIKSILQQHGIYPQPCCPSPYHGFPSALQIEIPEDKKGDANYVVEQIRRINAENNMTGRMSTWPVPVNMMFIEAGAEYASQWIEGKWGDKIDNEKLKECFVDYTSNYGDDIDINVTLLEENGKKFDNYFLVLIDYIDL
- a CDS encoding FxsA family protein, with translation MKFTFGKLLLIFTIVPFVELYILLKLANITSAGITLLIIVITGIIGAYFAKHQGRAVIQNIQYESNSGRMPGNELLHGLCVLIGGILLVTPGIITDLLGFSLLLPLTRTFYVNFIKTYFRKKFDAGSINIYTSNKF
- a CDS encoding response regulator transcription factor codes for the protein MYKLLIVDDEKLVRSSISTIIDWHSLGFTEVYEAEDGEQALEIALDKKPNLILTDIKMPFMDGLELTKQVRKYLPTSYIVILSGYDEFELAQDAIALGVKDYILKPIGAKTLYNKIAHLCKEINLENDHRNYLTKMKTQLHQSLPLLRERLLNMLICTPGNNDRIIDRLYSLGIEFNLAPYTICVVEPDLNSILPKDSEIYYFAVKNIIYDTIGKSYYVFSDNNNRIIIVFNSSEYLTSMENRSIISVTLQVIQNNVNYHLNIPLTSSIGITVDSIYRLYSSYTEALSALECKYTLGKNNTYDINDLDYIQPEFYYPFDTSGYLLEAIKAGEVNSIKQTLSNISTLLKNQETLTWVNIKLIFIEIITSILKVVVKTSDVSSSTWEEGISLYDTIEKMDTIDAIVANVQSFCIQASEKLALTRNNSNYNIIAKVKDYIDNNYEQEELSLNSAADYASVSSVYLSSLFKKETGINFKTYLINKRMDKAIHLIKSTNFKTYEIAHLVGFSNPHYFSVSFRKYTGKSPTDYRKSLEE
- a CDS encoding ABC transporter permease subunit translates to MKTVINKIGIPRLIISILFIIVLVAAKFQGLPMSMLLTDIIKRFGMYGILVLAMVPSIQSGVGPNFALPIGILCGLMGAVLSVEFGFVGVVALIAAILFAIPIALLIGYLYGKLLNVVKGSEMTIATYTGFSMVQLMCIAWIALPFSNKKMVWPIGKGLRNTFTLDTTFGHILNNFWDFHIGGVHIPTGLILFFLLMCFLVFLFTKSKTGIVILAAGMNPNFAEASGVNINRGRIIANMLSTVLGAIGIIIYSSSYGFVQLYGAPLMMAFPAVAAILIGGATAKRAKISHVIIGVLLFQGLLASSMPVANEMFPEGNVSEMIRMVVQNGIILYALTKVKGGKYVG
- a CDS encoding ABC transporter permease subunit, with the translated sequence MLARFFNKASIKQLVLSNIVSIIFIALSLIGMMLSELNSVYIFNELINRISRNSFLVLSLLIPILAGLGLNFGLVIGAMAGQLSIIAVTYWQVEGIIGFLLCIVLALPISILLGYLTGRLFNATKGQEMIAGLIVSFFANGLYQFLLLVMVGTAIPMSNNVMIKPDGIGLRNTIALNGVNGNGGIKYALDGIFRLNLFYFIIILAVLLIIYSLYNLERIKKDRIVKKSKETYTVYVVASIVLIVISVLILLGDNMYKNLKIPLITWIVIAVLCLFNKLIMRTKIGQNFRTVGHSQHIAKVAGINVNRTRIQAVIISTVLASWGQIIFLQNIGTMNTYGSHMQVAMFSIAAILIGGASVTNAKISHAITGVVLFHMIFIVSPTAGKALFGDAQIGEFFRAFVVYGVIGVSLGLHAWKKYKLGKM